A single genomic interval of Falco cherrug isolate bFalChe1 chromosome 8, bFalChe1.pri, whole genome shotgun sequence harbors:
- the FASTKD1 gene encoding FAST kinase domain-containing protein 1, mitochondrial isoform X1 produces MLCLRQVCLHTLRLYQARTLSSDLLLSQINSCTHEDEVFSLVERNKTRLSEKHVGIALNVLWQLQKKRPLLLRTSDYIRNHSQFLTLCILAENKVEHMEDEAVVDTLYSILRLNVEGHDSLTDVLVTEAWKRLERLSLPVLSKFALCLYKQRRHRSPVIGKVAHIVDVKLDSIQDIRILSVLMISISDVISQSFRDRLLHKAGQLLEEKDAVHFSYAKRVLQFLQNVKLRYHHPLLEKCNQIFLKNASGLDIRSISLILGLYEQLGFDSAEFRLVAKQLLSETINDHYDPETFAKLFFTLGPMAGSKVRERLLVTAEHMAEEFSSHQVLVILKTMQKMKCRNTHLLKKMTSVLHKHLDSYHVLQLVKLTQYLVELRCHNLELFAKLKMLLYGFLKSSVIPADTAAIIRGLAMLPSFQVEEIIINKAAAVLPQCRLHHLNRIATALVKWNHYDQLHWQKSSELCVKLLQKLNDCGFQRLQKGNNLNLLLEELTHVNGEWFEEVLTEETMATCQRLIDQITWANVRQLSFFLIKTNHRCPSLLDRIACVTVENIDKIHPSEIYIILFLFSAMNYDPPTNEEFFESCIQYLTSNLSCFETYRLVLLGHVLAVAGYFPPVLIRRIFDVSFLSKLDAQLAVLPDTVKQRVRLCLMKLNRAVCLECPEFHIPWFHERYCQGVLSNSSGRIHPLRQHVHRMLTEILGGSHYARISVLTPYCYEIDFECVLDENKKPFSYVARNTPLDDVEGAYLRHDIEDEGRKALPPGAQRIALEFLDSKAFSKDSHHLKGEPAVKKRHLEMLGYRVVQIPHFEWYSMVLSTKGEQLEYLRKHLYGIQ; encoded by the exons atgctttgtttgAGGCAGGTTTGCCTGCATACACTGAGACTTTACCAAGCTCGAACTCTGAGTAGTGATCTGCTTTTGAGCCAGATAAATAGCTGCACCCATGAAGATGAAGTGTTCAGCCTTGTTGAAAGGAACAAGACcaggctttctgaaaaacatgtGGGAATTGCGTTAAACGTCCTGTGGCAATTGCAAAAGAAGAGGCCACTACTCTTAAGGACTAGTGACTATATAAGAAATCACTCCCAGTTTCTTACTCTTTGCATTTTAGCAGAAAACAAGGTGGAACACATGGAAGATGAGGCCGTAGTGGACACCCTATATAGTATTCTGAG GCTCAATGTTGAAGGCCATGATTCTCTGACAGATGTGCTTGTTACAGAAGCATGGAAAAGACTGGAAAG GCTTAGTTTGCCAGTTCTGTCTAAATTTGCACTATGTTTATACAAGCAACGCAGACATCGCAGTCCTGTAATTGGCAAAGTAGCTCATATTGTGGACGTGAAGCTGGATTCTATACAGGATATAAG gATCTTGTCAGTTTTGATGATCAGCATATCTGATGTTATCTCACAGAGTTTTCGAGATCGATTACTACACAAGGCTGGACAGCTCTTGGAAGAAAAGGATGCCGTCCACTTCAGCTATGCCAAAAGAGTACTACAGtttcttcaaaatgttaaaCTGAGATACCATCATCCATTGCTAGAAAAATGCAACCagattttccttaaaaatgccTCTGGTCTTGATATACGCAGTATTAGTCTTATTCTTGGACTGTACGAGCAGCTGGGTTTTGACAGTGCTGAATTCCGCTTGGTTGCTAAACAGCTGCTATCTGAAACTATAAATGATCATTATGATCCTGAAAcctttgcaaaattattttttactcttGGGCCTATGGCAGGATCCAAGGTAAGGGAAAG GTTACTAGTAACTGCAGAGCACATGGCAGAAGAATTTAGCAGTCACCAAGTATTGGTAATACTGAAGACgatgcagaaaatgaaatgcagaaatactcATCTactcaaaaa GATGACTTCTGTTCTGCACAAACATTTGGATAGCTATCATGTATTACAGTTGGTAAAGTTAACACAGTACTTGGTGGAGTTGCGTTGCCACAATCTGGAGCTCTTTGCCAAACTAAAAATGTTACTATATGG atttttaaaatcaagtgtCATACCTGCTGATACTGCTGCAATAATTCGTGGTCTGGCCATGCTTCCTTCCTTTCAAGTGGAGGAAATCATtataaacaaagcagcagcagttctgcctCAGTGCAGGCTCCATCATTTGAATCGCATTGCTACAGCTCTTGTCAAATGGAATCATTATGACCAGTTGCACTGGCAAAAAAGTTCTGAGCTATGTGTAAAGCTTCTGCAAAAACTAAATGACTGTGGATTTCAGAGGCTTCAGAAAGGCAACAACTTAAATCTTCTGTTGGAAGAACTTACACATGTGAATGGAGAGTGGTTTGAAGAAGTCCTCACTGAGGAAACTATGGCCACGTGTCAGCGCTTGATAGACCAAATAACATGGGCAAATGTTCgacagttgtctttttttctcataaaaacaaaccaccGCTGTCCTTCATTACTTGACAGAATAGCTTGTGTGACTGTTGAAAATATAGACAAG atccACCCCTCTGAAATCTATAttattctcttcctcttctctgctaTGAATTATGACCCTCCTACCAATGAGGAGTTCTTTGAGAGTTGTATCCAATATCTTACTTCTAACTTGA gttgttTTGAAACTTACCGCTTGGTGCTGCTTGGTCATGTTCTGGCTGTGGCTGGGTATTTTCCTCCAGTTCTGATAAGAAGGATATTTGATGTTTCTTTCCTAAGCAAATTGGATGCTCAACTTGCAG TCCTGCCTGATACCGTAAAACAGAGGGTCCGCTTATGCCTCATGAAGTTGAACAGAGCAGTCTGTCTGGAATGCCCGGAGTTTCACATCCCTTGGTTTCATGAGCGCTACTGCCAAGGTGTCTTAAGTAACA GCAGTGGGCGAATACATCCACTGCGACAGCATGTTCACAGAATGCTGACAGAGATCTTAGGAGGAAGCCATTATGCAAGGATATCTGTTCTCACACCATACTGCTATGAAATAG ATTTCGAGTGCGTTctggatgaaaataaaaagcctttttcctATGTGGCTCGGAATACACCGTTGGATGATGTGGAGGGAGCATATTTGCGACATGACATCGAAGATGAAGGGAGAAAGGCTCTGCCACCAGGAGCTCAGAG AATTGCTTTGGAATTTCTTGATTCAAAAGCTTTTAGCAAAGATTCACATCATCTGAAAGGAGAACCTGCAGTGAAAAAGCGACACCTGGAGATGCTGGGGTACAGGGTAGTTCAG ATTCCTCACTTTGAATGGTATTCTATGGTTCTGTCAACAAAAGGTGAACAGCTAGAATATCTGAGAAAGCATCTATATGGAATACAGTGA
- the FASTKD1 gene encoding FAST kinase domain-containing protein 1, mitochondrial isoform X2, producing MIFRLSLPVLSKFALCLYKQRRHRSPVIGKVAHIVDVKLDSIQDIRILSVLMISISDVISQSFRDRLLHKAGQLLEEKDAVHFSYAKRVLQFLQNVKLRYHHPLLEKCNQIFLKNASGLDIRSISLILGLYEQLGFDSAEFRLVAKQLLSETINDHYDPETFAKLFFTLGPMAGSKVRERLLVTAEHMAEEFSSHQVLVILKTMQKMKCRNTHLLKKMTSVLHKHLDSYHVLQLVKLTQYLVELRCHNLELFAKLKMLLYGFLKSSVIPADTAAIIRGLAMLPSFQVEEIIINKAAAVLPQCRLHHLNRIATALVKWNHYDQLHWQKSSELCVKLLQKLNDCGFQRLQKGNNLNLLLEELTHVNGEWFEEVLTEETMATCQRLIDQITWANVRQLSFFLIKTNHRCPSLLDRIACVTVENIDKIHPSEIYIILFLFSAMNYDPPTNEEFFESCIQYLTSNLSCFETYRLVLLGHVLAVAGYFPPVLIRRIFDVSFLSKLDAQLAVLPDTVKQRVRLCLMKLNRAVCLECPEFHIPWFHERYCQGVLSNSSGRIHPLRQHVHRMLTEILGGSHYARISVLTPYCYEIDFECVLDENKKPFSYVARNTPLDDVEGAYLRHDIEDEGRKALPPGAQRIALEFLDSKAFSKDSHHLKGEPAVKKRHLEMLGYRVVQIPHFEWYSMVLSTKGEQLEYLRKHLYGIQ from the exons ATGATATTCAG GCTTAGTTTGCCAGTTCTGTCTAAATTTGCACTATGTTTATACAAGCAACGCAGACATCGCAGTCCTGTAATTGGCAAAGTAGCTCATATTGTGGACGTGAAGCTGGATTCTATACAGGATATAAG gATCTTGTCAGTTTTGATGATCAGCATATCTGATGTTATCTCACAGAGTTTTCGAGATCGATTACTACACAAGGCTGGACAGCTCTTGGAAGAAAAGGATGCCGTCCACTTCAGCTATGCCAAAAGAGTACTACAGtttcttcaaaatgttaaaCTGAGATACCATCATCCATTGCTAGAAAAATGCAACCagattttccttaaaaatgccTCTGGTCTTGATATACGCAGTATTAGTCTTATTCTTGGACTGTACGAGCAGCTGGGTTTTGACAGTGCTGAATTCCGCTTGGTTGCTAAACAGCTGCTATCTGAAACTATAAATGATCATTATGATCCTGAAAcctttgcaaaattattttttactcttGGGCCTATGGCAGGATCCAAGGTAAGGGAAAG GTTACTAGTAACTGCAGAGCACATGGCAGAAGAATTTAGCAGTCACCAAGTATTGGTAATACTGAAGACgatgcagaaaatgaaatgcagaaatactcATCTactcaaaaa GATGACTTCTGTTCTGCACAAACATTTGGATAGCTATCATGTATTACAGTTGGTAAAGTTAACACAGTACTTGGTGGAGTTGCGTTGCCACAATCTGGAGCTCTTTGCCAAACTAAAAATGTTACTATATGG atttttaaaatcaagtgtCATACCTGCTGATACTGCTGCAATAATTCGTGGTCTGGCCATGCTTCCTTCCTTTCAAGTGGAGGAAATCATtataaacaaagcagcagcagttctgcctCAGTGCAGGCTCCATCATTTGAATCGCATTGCTACAGCTCTTGTCAAATGGAATCATTATGACCAGTTGCACTGGCAAAAAAGTTCTGAGCTATGTGTAAAGCTTCTGCAAAAACTAAATGACTGTGGATTTCAGAGGCTTCAGAAAGGCAACAACTTAAATCTTCTGTTGGAAGAACTTACACATGTGAATGGAGAGTGGTTTGAAGAAGTCCTCACTGAGGAAACTATGGCCACGTGTCAGCGCTTGATAGACCAAATAACATGGGCAAATGTTCgacagttgtctttttttctcataaaaacaaaccaccGCTGTCCTTCATTACTTGACAGAATAGCTTGTGTGACTGTTGAAAATATAGACAAG atccACCCCTCTGAAATCTATAttattctcttcctcttctctgctaTGAATTATGACCCTCCTACCAATGAGGAGTTCTTTGAGAGTTGTATCCAATATCTTACTTCTAACTTGA gttgttTTGAAACTTACCGCTTGGTGCTGCTTGGTCATGTTCTGGCTGTGGCTGGGTATTTTCCTCCAGTTCTGATAAGAAGGATATTTGATGTTTCTTTCCTAAGCAAATTGGATGCTCAACTTGCAG TCCTGCCTGATACCGTAAAACAGAGGGTCCGCTTATGCCTCATGAAGTTGAACAGAGCAGTCTGTCTGGAATGCCCGGAGTTTCACATCCCTTGGTTTCATGAGCGCTACTGCCAAGGTGTCTTAAGTAACA GCAGTGGGCGAATACATCCACTGCGACAGCATGTTCACAGAATGCTGACAGAGATCTTAGGAGGAAGCCATTATGCAAGGATATCTGTTCTCACACCATACTGCTATGAAATAG ATTTCGAGTGCGTTctggatgaaaataaaaagcctttttcctATGTGGCTCGGAATACACCGTTGGATGATGTGGAGGGAGCATATTTGCGACATGACATCGAAGATGAAGGGAGAAAGGCTCTGCCACCAGGAGCTCAGAG AATTGCTTTGGAATTTCTTGATTCAAAAGCTTTTAGCAAAGATTCACATCATCTGAAAGGAGAACCTGCAGTGAAAAAGCGACACCTGGAGATGCTGGGGTACAGGGTAGTTCAG ATTCCTCACTTTGAATGGTATTCTATGGTTCTGTCAACAAAAGGTGAACAGCTAGAATATCTGAGAAAGCATCTATATGGAATACAGTGA
- the FASTKD1 gene encoding FAST kinase domain-containing protein 1, mitochondrial isoform X3 — protein MFIQATQTSQSCNWQSSSYCGREAGFYTGYKSFRDRLLHKAGQLLEEKDAVHFSYAKRVLQFLQNVKLRYHHPLLEKCNQIFLKNASGLDIRSISLILGLYEQLGFDSAEFRLVAKQLLSETINDHYDPETFAKLFFTLGPMAGSKVRERLLVTAEHMAEEFSSHQVLVILKTMQKMKCRNTHLLKKMTSVLHKHLDSYHVLQLVKLTQYLVELRCHNLELFAKLKMLLYGFLKSSVIPADTAAIIRGLAMLPSFQVEEIIINKAAAVLPQCRLHHLNRIATALVKWNHYDQLHWQKSSELCVKLLQKLNDCGFQRLQKGNNLNLLLEELTHVNGEWFEEVLTEETMATCQRLIDQITWANVRQLSFFLIKTNHRCPSLLDRIACVTVENIDKIHPSEIYIILFLFSAMNYDPPTNEEFFESCIQYLTSNLSCFETYRLVLLGHVLAVAGYFPPVLIRRIFDVSFLSKLDAQLAVLPDTVKQRVRLCLMKLNRAVCLECPEFHIPWFHERYCQGVLSNSSGRIHPLRQHVHRMLTEILGGSHYARISVLTPYCYEIDFECVLDENKKPFSYVARNTPLDDVEGAYLRHDIEDEGRKALPPGAQRIALEFLDSKAFSKDSHHLKGEPAVKKRHLEMLGYRVVQIPHFEWYSMVLSTKGEQLEYLRKHLYGIQ, from the exons ATGTTTATACAAGCAACGCAGACATCGCAGTCCTGTAATTGGCAAAGTAGCTCATATTGTGGACGTGAAGCTGGATTCTATACAGGATATAAG AGTTTTCGAGATCGATTACTACACAAGGCTGGACAGCTCTTGGAAGAAAAGGATGCCGTCCACTTCAGCTATGCCAAAAGAGTACTACAGtttcttcaaaatgttaaaCTGAGATACCATCATCCATTGCTAGAAAAATGCAACCagattttccttaaaaatgccTCTGGTCTTGATATACGCAGTATTAGTCTTATTCTTGGACTGTACGAGCAGCTGGGTTTTGACAGTGCTGAATTCCGCTTGGTTGCTAAACAGCTGCTATCTGAAACTATAAATGATCATTATGATCCTGAAAcctttgcaaaattattttttactcttGGGCCTATGGCAGGATCCAAGGTAAGGGAAAG GTTACTAGTAACTGCAGAGCACATGGCAGAAGAATTTAGCAGTCACCAAGTATTGGTAATACTGAAGACgatgcagaaaatgaaatgcagaaatactcATCTactcaaaaa GATGACTTCTGTTCTGCACAAACATTTGGATAGCTATCATGTATTACAGTTGGTAAAGTTAACACAGTACTTGGTGGAGTTGCGTTGCCACAATCTGGAGCTCTTTGCCAAACTAAAAATGTTACTATATGG atttttaaaatcaagtgtCATACCTGCTGATACTGCTGCAATAATTCGTGGTCTGGCCATGCTTCCTTCCTTTCAAGTGGAGGAAATCATtataaacaaagcagcagcagttctgcctCAGTGCAGGCTCCATCATTTGAATCGCATTGCTACAGCTCTTGTCAAATGGAATCATTATGACCAGTTGCACTGGCAAAAAAGTTCTGAGCTATGTGTAAAGCTTCTGCAAAAACTAAATGACTGTGGATTTCAGAGGCTTCAGAAAGGCAACAACTTAAATCTTCTGTTGGAAGAACTTACACATGTGAATGGAGAGTGGTTTGAAGAAGTCCTCACTGAGGAAACTATGGCCACGTGTCAGCGCTTGATAGACCAAATAACATGGGCAAATGTTCgacagttgtctttttttctcataaaaacaaaccaccGCTGTCCTTCATTACTTGACAGAATAGCTTGTGTGACTGTTGAAAATATAGACAAG atccACCCCTCTGAAATCTATAttattctcttcctcttctctgctaTGAATTATGACCCTCCTACCAATGAGGAGTTCTTTGAGAGTTGTATCCAATATCTTACTTCTAACTTGA gttgttTTGAAACTTACCGCTTGGTGCTGCTTGGTCATGTTCTGGCTGTGGCTGGGTATTTTCCTCCAGTTCTGATAAGAAGGATATTTGATGTTTCTTTCCTAAGCAAATTGGATGCTCAACTTGCAG TCCTGCCTGATACCGTAAAACAGAGGGTCCGCTTATGCCTCATGAAGTTGAACAGAGCAGTCTGTCTGGAATGCCCGGAGTTTCACATCCCTTGGTTTCATGAGCGCTACTGCCAAGGTGTCTTAAGTAACA GCAGTGGGCGAATACATCCACTGCGACAGCATGTTCACAGAATGCTGACAGAGATCTTAGGAGGAAGCCATTATGCAAGGATATCTGTTCTCACACCATACTGCTATGAAATAG ATTTCGAGTGCGTTctggatgaaaataaaaagcctttttcctATGTGGCTCGGAATACACCGTTGGATGATGTGGAGGGAGCATATTTGCGACATGACATCGAAGATGAAGGGAGAAAGGCTCTGCCACCAGGAGCTCAGAG AATTGCTTTGGAATTTCTTGATTCAAAAGCTTTTAGCAAAGATTCACATCATCTGAAAGGAGAACCTGCAGTGAAAAAGCGACACCTGGAGATGCTGGGGTACAGGGTAGTTCAG ATTCCTCACTTTGAATGGTATTCTATGGTTCTGTCAACAAAAGGTGAACAGCTAGAATATCTGAGAAAGCATCTATATGGAATACAGTGA
- the KLHL41 gene encoding kelch-like protein 41 codes for MDSQRELTEELRLYQSTLLQDGLKELLEEKKFIDCSLKAGDRSLPCHRLILSACSPYFREYFLSEQNEEKKKEVVLDNVDANILDMIVKYLYSASIDLNDSNVQDIFALASRFQIPSVFTVCVSYLQKRLAVGNCLAILRLGVLLDCPRLAFSARDFVSDHFVQICKEEDFMQLAPHELISVISPDSLNVEKEELVFEAVMRWVRTDKENRVKSLGEIFDCIRFRLMPEKYFKEHVEKDDIIKSNSDLQKKVKIIKDAFAGKLPDSSKSTEKSTKGEVNGDVGDEDLLPGYLNDLPRHGMFVKDLILLVNDTAAVAYDPLENECYLAALAEQIPRNHSSIVTKQNQVYVVGGLYVEEENKDQPFQSYFFQLDSIAGEWVALPPLPSARCLFGLGESDSKIYVIAGKDLRTEESLDSVLCYDPVAMKWGEIKKLPIKVYGHATVSNNGLIYCLGGKTDDKKCTNRLFVYNPKKGDWRDLAPMKVARSMFGTAVHKGKIVIAGGVTEEGLTASVEAFDLTTNKWEIMPEFPQERSSISLVTLSGALYAIGGFAMIQLESKEFAPSEVTDIWKYDDEKKEWIGILKEIRYATGASCLATRLNLFKLSKL; via the exons ATGGATTCCCAAAGGGAACTCACTGAAGAGCTTAGACTTTACCAATCCACCCTTCTTCAGGATGGCCTCAAGGAACTCCTTGAAGAGAAAAAGTTCATAGATTGCTCTCTAAAAGCTGGTGACAGAAGCCTGCCTTGCCACAGATTGATTCTGTCAGCATGTAGCCCTTATTTTCGTGAGTACTTCTTATCAGaacaaaatgaagagaaaaagaaggaggTAGTTCTAGATAATGTTGACGCCAACATCCTGGATATGATTGTCAAATACCTTTATTCAGCAAGTATTGATCTTAATGATTCTAACGTGCaagatatttttgctttggcCAGTCGCTTTCAGATCCCTTCTGTGTTCACTGTGTGCGTCTCCTATCTCCAGAAGAGGCTTGCTGTCGGTAACTGTCTGGCTATCCTTCGATTAGGTGTCCTGCTTGATTGCCCAAGACTCGCATTTTCTGCCCGTGATTTTGTTTCAGATCATTTTGTGCAGATCTGCAAAGAAGAGGACTTCATGCAGCTTGCCCCGCATGAACTTATCTCGGTTATTTCACCTGACAGCTTAAACGTAGAGAAGGAAGAACTGGTATTTGAAGCCGTAATGAGATGGGTGCGAACAGACAAGGAGAACAGAGTAAAGAGCCTGGGGGAAATTTTTGACTGCATACGTTTTCGTCTTAtgccagaaaaatatttcaaggaaCATGTTGAGAAGGATGATATAATTAAAAGCAACTCAGACcttcagaaaaaagtaaagattATTAAGGATGCTTTTGCTGGAAAACTGCCTGACTCTAGCAAAAGTACAGAAAAGTCAACCAAAGGGGAGGTGAATGGCGATGTAGGAGATGAAGATTTACTGCCTGGCTACCTAAATGACCTTCCCAGGCACGGCATGTTTGTGAAAGACCTCATTCTTCTGGTTAATGACACTGCTGCAGTAGCTTATGATCCTCTTGAAAATGAATGCTACCTAGCGGCTCTGGCAGAACAGATTCCCAGAAATCATTCCAGTATAGTCACCAAACAAAATCAGGTCTACGTTGTTGGAGGACTGTATGTGGAAGAGGAGAACAAGGATCAGCCTTTCCAGTCATACTTCTTCCAG CTGGATAGCATCGCTGGTGAGTGGGTTGCCCTTCCTCCACTGCCGTCAGCCAGGTGCCTCTTCGGGCTGGGAGAGTCAGACAGCAAGATCTATGTGATTGCAGGCAAGGACCTTCGCACGGAGGAGTCTCTAGATTCAGTATTGTGCTATGATCCTGT ggCAATGAAATGGGGCGAGATCAAAAAACTACCCATCAAAGTATATGGCCATGCTACCGTCTCAAACAATGGATTGATATATTGTCTTGGTGGAAAAACGGATGATAA gaAATGCACTAACAGACTATTTGTATACAATCCCAAGAAGGGAGACTGGAGAGATCTGGCTCCAATGAAAGTGGCTCGCTCGATGTTTGGAACAGCTGTCCATAAGGGCAAGATTGTCATTGCAGGTGGTGTCACTGAAGAAGGCCTTACTGCATCTGTTGAAGCTTTTGATCTGACCACCAATAA GTGGGAGATTATGCCTGAATTTCCCCAAGAGAGAAGTTCCATCAGTTTAGTCACCTTAAGCGGAGCTTTGTATGCTATTGGAGGCTTTGCAATGATTCAGCTTGAATCTAAAGAATTTGCACCCAGTGAAGTTACTGACATATGGAA GTATGATGATGAAAAGAAGGAATGGATTGGCATACTGAAAGAGATCCGATATGCTACAGGAGCCTCCTGCCTCGCTACACGCTTAAACCTCTTCAAGTTATCAAAGCTGTAa